The sequence below is a genomic window from Dictyostelium discoideum AX4 chromosome 5 chromosome, whole genome shotgun sequence.
ttttttttattgaaattatattttatgtttaaaatatatatcaaCCATTAATGGGTAACAGAaagaatttcaattttttttaaaaaaaaattacattatgatcatttataaaaaaccattttaatataattatgatcataaaaaaccattttaatataattaattaaaataaaaaataaaaaatgattatttaaatttattttattttaatatttttattaccagaaataaaattaaaaagtaattacaaaaccaaaaaataaaataatgaataaagAAGTTATTGATTGAGCGAGtttaattgaagaattaCAGTATCTATCTCTAAAAAATGCATTCTTTCCACAATCGTCACTTTCTTTAGCACCAAAGGTATCTGAAAAACCACATATTATttctttacaattttttgaaaCACAGGATTTTGTATTATAAAAAAGTGATTCATCCAATGAgcatttattatcaaatgcaCACTTATACAAATCGTCTGAAGCTTTAAATCTTTCCATTGGGGTTGGTAAATATCTATAACATTTTTCATCTGAACAACTACATTTTTGAAGTTCTGAGCATTGACTATAAGTAGCATTAGGATTACATGATTTCTTTATTGgttcaaaatattcaatgCATATATCATCTGAGcacttaataataataataataataatattaaaaaaaaaaaaaaaaaagttaataatattttaatttatttaattttatttattaactaCTTACATATAAATCTCTATTGTAATTACACACATCATATTTGCAATTAGCACCTAATCCAAGGAGTTGATTAGAGCaaacattatttttacaagACATTGGACCTAAACACTGGCTATTATAAATGCACGATTCACCctccaattttatttttgcaCAAGAATTTCCTAAACAATATTCATCATAATTACAATTGGAATTCAAACCATTACAATTTGCAGAAGGTTTCAATCTACATTCATTGTTATTACAAACAAGTTCATCAGTTGCACAATCAGTATTTAATTCACAATATTCAGTTAAAGTTGcgaatttatttgaaaaacatctgtaaattttatttttatccatAAGACATAAAGTACCTGAcaaaaattgatattttttattaatatatatgtattaaaattctatatatttttttaatataatttttaaaaattataaaactaTAACTTACCCTCAATACATAAATCTCTTAAATTACCAGCTCCACATTCATCACCCTCTCTCAAGTATTTGGtacattttaaattttgattcgATGGTTCATAAGTATTATTAAAGCAAGTTGTATCATAGCTACACATTTCATGATTGTTAATTCCacactttattttttataatcaattaatataatttcaatattaaatttttttttttttttttttttttttttaaatattattattttattattttaaattatttacataCAATATCATTTTCTTTCAAACAAATTTGACAACTATTTACAAcactaaataaaaatataaaaataaataatggaattaagtttcttttcatttttagtttttggataataaaaaaaaaaatttataaaaaaaattatttactttttttccTCTCCCAGTTTTTcttttgggaaaaaaaaaaaaaaaaaaatagaaaaaaaaaaattacttattcttctttattttctagggaaaaatatctttataaaaaataaaattaaaaaattaaaaaaaaagaaaaaaaaaaaagaaaaaaaaaaagaaaaaaaaaaattacttattctttattttataggaaaaatatatttttaaaaaataaaataaaaaaataaaaaaattaaaaataaaaaaaaaaaaaaaaaaattttaggaGTAAGAATTCTTTGAttactgaaaaaaaaaaatctacaGGTTGGTCATTTCTTTtagaataattttaaaatcatattttcttgataaataaataaaaaaataaaaaaaaaaaaaaaaactaaaataaaataaaataattttaaaaacacaCAACCAATACATatgaaatttatattaaaaatggtaCACACATCTAACAATTGTAACTAagtgatatttattttaaaaaattaataataaaaaataattgaattcaaaagatattgttttaatagtttttaaaaaataatttgaaaaacaataaataaaacaataagtAAATAGGTTAATGACTGAGAGATTTTAGATGAAGAGTTACTACtgcaaaataataaatctgcTCTAAGTTCTTCCTTTCCAcaatcatcttcttctttaaCCTTGTAATCACCAACATAACGTTGACAAATTTCTTTTCTACAATGTTTTGAAAGACAGGACTCTGATGAATATAAATTAACATTAAGTGAGCACTTGTTATCATATGCGCACTTTTCCAATTGGGATGATGCAATCATTTTGAGACTTTCTGGTGGATATATACCAGACTGATAACATTCATGATCTGAACAACTACAAGTTTGATATGCTGAGCATTCGCTAACTGTAGCATTTGGACTACATGATTTTGGACTTGGTTGTACAAATTCTTGACAAATATTATCTGAacactataataataataataataaaattttattaattttttttttttttttttttttttttttttttttttttttttttttttttttttttttttttcagtttaaaaaacttacatATAATCCTTTATTGTAATCACAAAAACcattataataacaataatcatTATTGTTGTCACAATTATAAGTACCCAAACAACTACCACCTAATTCAATGAGTTGTGGATTGCCACAAACTCCGCTATTACATGTCAATCCACCTAAACAATCTCGTGAATAATTGCATGGTGAACCTTgtgtattaattttttgacaTACACAATTTGAACTTGCTGTACAATAACAATATTCATCATAATTGCAACTTTCATCAATATCATGACAGTGTGTATATTTAGTAGGGTCATGTGAACATACATTATTAATACAATCAAGTTGATCAACACAATCAGATTGTAATTGACACTGTTCACCAAGAGATCTAAAACCGTAATCCAAACATCTATAAACATTACTTTTATCCAAAATACAACTAGTACCTGTTAAGAggaaatttgatttatatttaaattaatattttttttttttttttttttttttttttttatttgtgacATACCAAGAATACATAAATAAACACCTGGATCACATTTATCACCACTTTTCAAGTATTTGGTACATCTTGGGGAAGAAGAGTTATTGCTCAAGCATTTTGTATCATCACTACATGTTCCTCCTGAGTCACactatttcatttttatttttatttttattttttatattaataatattaatcattttttttttttttttttttttttttttttttttttttttttttttcaatttatttacatACAATGTCATTTTCTTTCAAACAATTTGGACAACTACTATTTACAAcattgtaaaataaaattaatagaataataaataaaattgagttaattttcatttaagtttttttttttttttttataactttatgataataaaaataaaataatattggagataataaagaatatcgataaaaaaaaaaattaaaaaaaaaaaaaaaagaaaaaaaaaaagaaaaaaaaaaaaaattaaaaaccaaaaaaaccaatttttatACCCCCTTAAcacatcaattaataattatatttttcaatattatttgaaaagcCACGTGTTTTAATATCGTCTTCATTTcctaaaaaaacaatatcttttttttttttttttttaattcaaccaaacaattttcaatttacaatttctttcaaacaaaaaaaaaaaaaaaaaaaagctattaccaaaagaaattaatgaaaatcaaaactaaaattaaattagattttttttttttaaatttttttttgttaattttaattttgattttcatgtattttttttaaaaaatatcttattttttttttttcgcactaaatatcaaattattaataaaaaaaaaaaaaaaacaaatttggCCCGAACTATGAAGtaaattgttatttaatttttaaataatcaaataattgtttaaaataagtttaaattgtttttgttatataaattatttttaattaaaaaaaaaaaaaaaaaaaaaaaaaaaaaaaaaaaaaaaaaaaaaaaaaaattaatgtatTTTAACACCAGTTATACATAGTGTATTTTAGTTGTCCCATGCCAAAATTTAGTGTGAAAACTCACTGCCTTTTAGATagaaaaattttcaaaaaaaaatacaaaaataagagataaaataatgaatatacACACCAGGTATCaaatcatttgaataatatttaGCATTTTCTATTGGATTTGATCGTGCATTATAACATTTGCTATCAGAACAGCCACAAGTTAGATAGCCGGGACAtgtattatttgtatcaTTTGGATTGCATGAACTTAAGCTTGGTTCGACATATTCTATGCAAATATCATTTGAgcactaaataataataataattatattaatattaataataataataataataataaatgttaattattattgtaccattttatttgaattaaactCCATTTCAAAACATACATTAATCCTTTATTATAATCACAAACACCGTTTCCTGAACAATCTCCACCTACTTCAAAGAGTGACCTTTGAACACAACTATTTCTTTTCCCACATATCAAACTACCTAAgcaattatttgttttagtACAATTTTCACCCTACAACTTGATTAATTTGCAAGAACTACTGTAACCTACATTAGGGGTATATCCAGTTGTTTCACAATACTCGTTATAATTGCAATTGGCGTCATTACTGGCACAATCTTTTGAATACAATTTACATTTTAAACAAACAAATTCATCAGTAgcacaatttaaatttaattcacaGTTTTCACCAAGAGTTGAAAACTCAAAATCCAAACATTggtaaacttttttttttatccaaaagacatttcattttatttttttttttttttctttatttattaaatccaaaataaaaattttttgaaaaaaaaaactaacaaCCAATCCACGGTCAatctaaattttaaaatttttttttttatttttttaatcttttcctagattcccaaaaaaaaatacgtTTCCAAAGCATAATTCCcctaaaaaatttttaaaaaaaatattttagaaacacaaaagatatttaaattttttccctaggtttctaaaaaaaaaagaaaaaaataaaaacataattcttttttttttttattttttttttttgatcttaTCATCTTTTGGTGATCAAACCAATAATTtcttaaatctttttttttttttttttaatgcttttttttaattattttatactcttaacaattaataaaaagaaaaaaaaataaaaaaaatttctaacttttgattttaatcattttcttGTAAATGACAGAATAATtctctttatttaaaataatccagtagaatatcaatttttttttttaaaaaaaaaaaaaaaacatttttaaaatattattagtcCTTTTcgttttatatttttttaaaatattattagtacttttcatttaatatttttttatattgaactggtataaaaaaagtttttgggttgaaaaaaaaaaattggtgaggaaaaaaaaaaaaaaaaattaaaaataaattaaattaggtaaaattaaaatcaaattaataaacctgttcattatttagttttcattgaaaaaattttaatacaaataaaaaaaaacaaataatgaatgagtataaaaaaaaaaatttatgaggaaaaaaaaaattagtgggaaaataaagattttaaaaagcaaaaaaagaaaaaaaaaaaaaaggtggaAAATTCcacaataaaattttaactcaatataataaaaatgcctcaattaataataatgttttaaaatttcagatGTATCATTCATCCATATGATGTTTCTGAAACCAATAAATTCCCTTCACATGGACTTCTGATGATCCTCTTGATATAGCCATCAACCTTCAAGATTGTTATGAATATAGTATACAAGTTtgaatgataattttttgatcACTTTAAACCTACCAAAAAACACAACACCAtaaacaaatatatttttaaaataattaaaccaaattaatatatgtattattattttttttttttccacacatatttttttttaataggaatttttttttttattccagTTCAtttcctattttttttttttacaaaatggttataaaaactttatattaaaatttaatattattattattagagttttccaattattttttccagtatactattatttatatttttaatattaagaTGATAgaaatgaatttatattttttatttatttatttatacaactttttattaaattttataaaaaattaatttttattttttttaattcaattattaaaataaatcttttaatcttgataataataatgatctaCTATAGAGTGTATCacttgataataaaatttgtttaattaaaatattcataTGACTCATATAAAGGGCATCAGTTAAAATGAATTGGGAATAAAGGTTAActtcattaataaaatttggcATTAAATTTGCAATTTCATTGAGAGGagttttcaaattatttaaatgtgaAGAAACTGATAATACTGATTTAATGACCAATTCATAATTACTGATTACAACTTGATAGGTGGCAACATTTGGTGAATTTGGTGATAAGGaattttttgtattattcATTAAAGTTGCTAATGTTATAGCTGATTGTTTAACTGAATCaatatttgtaattaaattattaattgatgatgaaattgtaTTAAATCTACTTGTATCcatatttgtaaattttgtAAGAGTATTTAAATAACCAActgtattatttaaactaacAATTCCCAAATTATTTGCATTATTATATaaggaaattaaattttgataatgtGATGATGCtccaaataaatcattatttgataatgcaattatattatttaaaaaatatttactaaATGTAATATTAAACACATCCGATGGGTTTTCAACTTGAATTGAACTtgccaaaattaaaatacttGTTTGATCATCATTAAGAAGTAACGAAGCACGTGAAAAATCAGCCGGTGTCATAATACTGGAGCCTGTAATTGGGacataatttgaaattagtGAATTGGAAAAACTGAAAAGAGaaactaaataaattaaaaagaaaattgaataaaatttaaacattgtgtgtttttaataataaaaataattaaagtatattgaaatataattttgatgaataaaataaataaagtaaataattatttataaaaaaatattgtaattttgatttaataaaaaaaaaaaaaaaactctgtttaaataagaaaaaaaaaaaatgtaaactttacaagaattattttttttttttttttttttataaactaaGAATCATACTCAAAACTTGAGAtttggttatttttttttttttttttttttttttttttgtaaagcTCAAAAACACACTTCATTTTAACTTATTTTTAAAGTCATGACAAAAATATCACAaagttttacaaaaaaaaaaaaaattaatggtattattttatttatttttattttttttaattatttatttctggTTCTTTTGCCACATATGcgaatttttctttttatttaaggAATTATTATTGTGGTGGGTTGAatgattctttatttttttggaaaaaaaggaaaaagcCTTGtgaataaagaaaaaaaaacttgaaaaaaaggaaatactGAGAATttctctattttttttttttttcatgaaTTTTTacatgtaaaaaaaaaaaagtgaacaagaaatgattgaaaactgttttttttttttttttttttttcagttcGACCACCACCATATGGTGGTATTATTCTTGAAATCAAAAAGGAACACTAAAATCTTAGGAacctaaattatttgaaattaatataaaaaagagaaatctTTTTCTTATGATTTATCTAGTTCTGCACTATCTTCATATTGATGTTCATATGCTattgttgataaattaatatcagGAGAAACTGctttttcatcttcttctgCAACtgcatttaaattatcatcaaaaCTACTCttatcattaaatgaaaatgtatCTACTAAATATTTCTTTGTCATATATCTTTTATAAaccaatgaaattataaCTAGTGATAAAATTGATGCTGTTCCTAAAATagttaaaataataacaatattccTTGttctataatttttttgtgGTTTTCTTGTATGAATTGGAATTTCTGATGttcctgttgttgttgttgttgttgttgttgttgttgttgttgttgtagttgttgttgttgttgttgttgttgttgttgatattccTGTAGTTGTTGATACtcctgttgttgttggtataTTAGTTGGTGCTTCTGTTGGTGAACTGCATGGATAATAATCAGTATTAATTTTAGTATCATCTTGATAGAAATTGCATTCTTTGCAACCACAAAtagtattatttgatattgtCATAAGTTTAAGGTATACGGTAGAGTTATTACCAATGATTGGAGATTGACTAAAAGATAGATTTAAATTGGTTAAAGTTAAAAAACTATTGATAGAGTTGAATAAACGATTTGAAGAGATTAAAGGAAAAAACAGTTTAAACTCAAATTCCAGTGTACTATTTTCTATATAGactaaatcattttcaattgtatttgatggtgaatactttaaataatcctttaaaaataaatttgattcttttaGTACTGTAAATGCtgattcaaatttatattgACCATATGTTGAATTTTGGTTAATTGcaatactactactactacttctactaccactactactactactactactactactagtAGTAATATTTgagaatttaatattttctaatCTTGTTAAAACTGATGATGAAAAAGGAGAGaaacatttataaaaatatataaatgtggataattgattattaaagaaattaaaatctagTAATCTAACAGTTGAGTTGATTGATAATATGAATGGACTTGAAAAATAACTATTTGATATTGACTCCAACCCTGAATTTGACACATCACCAGACCTTATGAATATAAAAGGCGTTGACAAGAACTCACTATTCTCCACATctaaaatataaacaatacTGCCACCCACTATATAAATTGGTGAAATAAAATCACCATTGGATACCAATGCAtttgttgatggtgatggtgatggtggtgaccTTAAGTTATAACCAGTTGTTGAAATAAAGTAAACCAATATTGagtcttttttataaacaattTCATCAGCATCACTGTCATTTATCggataaatattaattatactacttgaagaaattatatttacaaatctaaaaaatattGCAACATATTTTGAACTATCTTGTGGAGTTGGGTTTGTTTCTTGATTGATGTTAATTTTCACAATTGTTTGATCccaatttgtaaaattaataccTGCAAAAAGGAACCGTCTCTGTGTTGCACACGGGTAGGTTGAATTTGGTTGAACTGCTTCTTGAATGCTAAGAAATGGCTGTGTTGTCGAGCTGCCACCTCCATCAATGTTTACATTGGTCGTGTCACTACTTGATTTAATCCATAAAATACcacaataattatataaatttccTAATGTAACCGCTGTTGTAATTGATGATTGGTTGATATCGCCACTAATGATAATgctatttggattattttgattttcaatttttgataataaaatcgCTCTATTCCCAGCATCCTCTAATGATGTACATACTGGTTCATCTGCTAAACCACACTCttcaaatgaattataatttctttcAACATTATAATTAACTGCAATATCAAAAGAAATCACAAAagtattataatataaaataattaatatataaaaataaatttttttaatcatatatgataattttataattctttttttttttttttcagtattggtttgaattaaaaaaaaaaaaagttttatcaaaaaaaaaaaacttttttttttgattttttttttttcaaataaaatctcTTTGGTAATTaccaaaaaattttaaaaaaaaaaaataaaaaattaatggtgggttttttttttttttttttaattcaaaccAATTGTTTGATCccaatttgtaaaattaataccTGCAAAAAGGTTGAACACAATCTTTTACTTAAAATGAACATTGTATATACAAGTAtttactttaaaaatttatatttatggttttgattattttaataataaaataaaataaaataaaataaaataaaataaaaaattatttaagtaacaaaataaatcaatgaCATTTGAagaggttttttttttattttttttttttatttacccATGGTCATATTAAAGTAATTAAAATTctcttttttgtttattattattttttttttttttttttcaaaaaaattttgtttttaagattttttttttttttttatagttataaaaataaactgaTAAATAATGAAGTGTTGTGgatgagaaaaaaaaaactaaaaaaaaaaaaaaaaaaaatacaagttatttttttttttttttcacaaaattattttttataacgAATATTTGACAAAACATATTAGGTTCttgaactttttttttttttttgggtggCAGGAGATTTTTgcagaaaaaaaattggtaaaaataGACAACAACCTCATACTGATGtccaagatattttttttttttttcttttacaaaaaattaatttttatttttaatttttttttttgataacttataattaaataaagattttcaattttttacattattcaaaattatctTGTTGCACTTATAAAAGtggggaaaaaaaataaaaaaaaattgaaattttaacccttatgaaaaataaaaaaatctaatacaaaaaatgttgtaaaaaaaaaaaaataataaaaagaaaacaacaaaaatattatgaactgattaaagttaaaataaaagttaaaaaagtAACAAACATTGCTCATTTGAGATCGAATTCAACAATTGTTTAATCTTTCTTCCCAAATCTATTTAAACTTTTGCTCTGAGCCATTCTAATTGTGATTTAGaccaaattatttttcttaaaaCTCAGTTATCTGGTTTGGATGTCCCATGCCAAAATTACTATGGTAATTCACCagccatattaatttcagcatATAACACCTGTTTTTAggctgaaattaatatgttAAAATTGTCctgctgaaattaatatgtctaaatgaaattaatatataaatacaaaaaaaaataaat
It includes:
- the cnrG gene encoding paramecium surface antigen repeat-containing protein, which encodes MKRNLIPLFIFIFLFSVVNSCQICLKENDICGINNHEMCSYDTTCFNNTYEPSNQNLKCTKYLREGDECGAGNLRDLCIEGKCFSNKFATLTEYCELNTDCATDELVCNNNECRLKPSANCNGLNSNCNYDEYCLGNSCAKIKLEGESCIYNSQCLGPMSCKNNVCSNQLLGLGANCKYDVCNYNRDLYCSDDICIEYFEPIKKSCNPNATYSQCSELQKCSCSDEKCYRYLPTPMERFKASDDLYKCAFDNKCSLDESLFYNTKSCVSKNCKEIICGFSDTFGAKESDDCGKNAFFRDRYCNSSIKLAQSITSLFIILFFGFVITF
- a CDS encoding paramecium surface antigen repeat-containing protein, whose translation is MKINSILFIILLILFYNVVNSSCPNCLKENDICDSGGTCSDDTKCLSNNSSSPRCTKYLKSGDKCDPGVYLCILGTSCILDKSNVYRCLDYGFRSLGEQCQLQSDCVDQLDCINNVCSHDPTKYTHCHDIDESCNYDEYCYCTASSNCVCQKINTQGSPCNYSRDCLGGLTCNSGVCGNPQLIELGGSCLGTYNCDNNNDYCYYNGFCDYNKGLYCSDNICQEFVQPSPKSCSPNATVSECSAYQTCSCSDHECYQSGIYPPESLKMIASSQLEKCAYDNKCSLNVNLYSSESCLSKHCRKEICQRYVGDYKVKEEDDCGKEELRADLLFCSSNSSSKISQSLTYLLIVLFIVFQIIF